AGCTTGCGGCAGTCCTGAAGGAGTCCGGGGATGTCTTTGAAAAAAACGGCAATCCGGCCAAAAGGCAGATCTGGTGGGTCTGAGCCGGGAAGATTTGTAAGATCGTACATTCCACAAAGGCAGAACCCTGAAATCATGTGAGACCCCGAGCTGTTTCCGTGGGTCTCGCATTTTTTTTCGCTGATTCCGGCACGCCATCCGCCATCCGCTTCTTTGTCGGCTGCTCCCGAAAGGCCGGCCTCAGGGAAAAAGGCGGAATCCGGTATTGCAAACCCGGTCGGCACTCAACCCGGACATTCATTTTTGCTCTCCTCTCATGTTTCAATTAAACGAGCCCCTTGACGATCATCCGCCGGATCATTAGTTTAATATTAAACTATTAGACATCGAGGTGTTGGCAGATGAAATATCGTGGTGATCAAAAGGAGAGGTTGGCGTTAAGCACTTTCGTGAAGCTTTCCAGGGCCGGAGAGACGATTTCCGCACTGGTGCACGGGCCGCTGGGCGCCGAAAAACTGACGGTGAGCCAGTTCGGTGTTCTTGAAGCCTTGTACCATCTTGGGCCGATGTGCCAGAAGGAGATCGCGGCAAAGATCCTGAAAAGCACGGCCAACCTGACCACCGTGATCGACAATCTGGAAAAGCGGGAACTGGTTCTTCGCACCCGCAATCAGGACGACCGGAGATATTTCACCATTGCCCTGACGGGCGATGGGGAGGAGTTGATGAAAAATATTTTTCCGGGCCATGCGAAGCGGATTGCCGGGGCGATGGGCAATCTCACCGCCGAGGAGCAGAAACAGCTGGGAATTCTGTGCAAGAAACTTGCTGGAAAATTATAAGCTGAGTTGAGCAGCGTGCCTGCTTATACGAAACTTATACCCGAAGGGTGCAAGTGAAGAATTTGATATCAAACGATTACATAAAGGAGACAACCATGAACTTCCGTGAAATAGTTGAAAAGAGACGGGCCATTAATTTTTTCGACCCGGAAAAAGATGTTTCCGATGAGTTGTTGACCGAAATGATCGAACTGGCAGCCAAGGCCCCTTCGAGCTTCAATCTTCAGCCCTGGAACCTGATTATTCTCCGGGAGCAAAAAGAGAAGGAGGCGCTGAGAAAACTGGCCTGGGACCAGCCCAAGGTTACCGAAGCGCCGGTGGTCCTGATGGTCCTGGCCGACAAGAAAGGCTGGCAGGAGGGCCATCCGACCGTCGAAAAGAACTGGCGGGAAATGGTTGATTCGGGAATTATGCAGCCCGAGCAGCGGGGGTGGTTTCTCGA
The Pseudomonadota bacterium DNA segment above includes these coding regions:
- a CDS encoding MarR family transcriptional regulator, whose protein sequence is MKYRGDQKERLALSTFVKLSRAGETISALVHGPLGAEKLTVSQFGVLEALYHLGPMCQKEIAAKILKSTANLTTVIDNLEKRELVLRTRNQDDRRYFTIALTGDGEELMKNIFPGHAKRIAGAMGNLTAEEQKQLGILCKKLAGKL
- a CDS encoding nitroreductase family protein gives rise to the protein MNFREIVEKRRAINFFDPEKDVSDELLTEMIELAAKAPSSFNLQPWNLIILREQKEKEALRKLAWDQPKVTEAPVVLMVLADKKGWQEGHPTVEKNWREMVDSGIMQPEQRGWFLDAAKSLYDWSPEANLAFAAKNAGFFGMALMYAATSLGLETHPMDGFDHEGVRKEFKIPDTFWVPLLLAVGYRKPGLQLLPPKWRKSKEEIVVAFA